The region TCGACGACGGCGGCCTGCTCGGGGCGCCGGAGAAGGCGCGCAAGGTCCTCGACCGGCTGGCGGAGGCGGGTGTCGACGAGGTGGCCTGCCTCATCGACTTCGGGGTGCCGACCCCGCAGGTCCTGAAGGGCCTGCAGTACCTGGGAGAGCTGTGTCCGTACGCGGCCGGCTTGAAGTCAGCCCTGCGATGACCGGACCGACGGCTGCGGCAACGTCCAGTGAGAGCCGGTTGAGCCCGACCCGTTTCCGGCAGGTGGCCGGGCACTTCGCCACCGGCGTGACGGTGCTGACCACCGGCTACCCCGGCGAGCTGCACGGCACCACCGTCAACTCGTTCGTCACGGTGTCGACCGATCCGCTCCTCGTGCTCGTCTCCCTCGTCACCGAGGGGCGGGCCCGGATGAGCGTCGGCAGGGCGGACGGCTTCGTGGTCAACATTCTCGGCGCGGATCAGGCCGAGACGGCCCGCCGATTCGCCCGTAGCGACCGGCCGACCGGGGCGGCGGCCTTCGCCGACCTGCGCTGGCGACCCGCTGCGGAGGGAGGAGCACCGATCCTGCTGGACGGCATCGGCTACTTCGCGTGCACCGTGACCGAGACCGCACCGGCCGGCGACCACACGCTGTACATCGCCGCGGTGCGGGACTTCGATCTGTTGTCCGACGCGGAGCCGCTGCTCTTCGTACGGAGCCGGTTGACCACATGTTGACGACACACTGTGGCCCGTCGATCGGGCACCGACCCCGTGTGGCACGGGTGTTCGGTGCCCGATCGGCGGTGCACACACCAACTGGAGGCGAAGGGCTACCGCGCCCTCAGCCGGCGAGCAGCATCGAGTTGTACGGGGCGGCGGGCCGCGTACCGTCGAGGTCGAGCGAGCTGTCGTCCCGGATGATCGCGTGGTGGAGCGCCCGCAGGTGCGGACTCGGGTCGAGACCGATTTCGTCCGCTAGGCGTGACCGGAACTGCTGGTAATTGTGGATGGCGGCGACCTTGTCGCCGACCCGGAACTGCGCGAGCATTAGTTGTGCCCGCAGTCTTTCCCGAAACGGAAATTCTTCGATCACGGAGGAGAAACGGTCGACGACGTGCGTGTATCGGCCGGCCCGCATCTCTAGTGCGATGAGATCCTCGATCGCGCCGGCCCGCTGCTGGTCGAGCCGTTGACGAGTTCCGGCCACGAATGCGCCGGCGGCGTCGACGAGCGCTGGGCCGCGCCACAGGGCCAGCCCCTCGTCGAGGAGCATCGCGGCCTCGCGGTGGTCGCCGGTGGCGGAGGCCGCCCGCGCCCGGTCGACCTTCCGCTCGAACAGGTTCGCGTCCACCTGGTCCGGGTCGAGCCGCAGTGCGTAGCCACAGGAGTTGCTGGTCAGCAGGCCCTCTGCTGACAGGGCGCGCAGGGTCCGTCGGATTGCGTGCACTCCGGTGTGGATCTGGGTCCGGGCACTGGACGGAGGCCGGCCACCCCAGAGTGCATCGATGGCCGAGTCGTACGTCACAAAAATGTTTGCATTGAGCGCAAGAAATGTTATTAGGCCCCGATTCTGAGCGCGGGTGATCCCGCCGCTTTCCTGTCCGTTTTGCAGAGATAGGGTGCCCAAGAGTGAAATACGCAACTAACCCCCCGATTCGTGGCGTCGATTCGCGTCAATCCTAGTTAAGCGCGATCGGAGTGTCGAGCGTCAGTCCTATTTCTGGCACAAGGGTGTAGCGCGGCGAAAGTCGCGGTTGGCCGATCTGTCGTGCGGGAGACGCCGCGCTGGCCGGACTCGCCTGACGGGTCGCCACGTGACCGACGAGATCGCGCCCCTCGACCGGCAGCTGGCACCGCTGGTCCGTCAGGCCGCACCCCCACCGGCGCCCTGTTCGGCGTCGGTACCGACGCCGCAGCCCAACTGCTCACGGCCGTCGGTGACAACCGGGAACGAGGCAGCCCTCCTGGTTGCGCAATCTCACTCACGTGCCGTTGGAATTCTGGCGACGCTACCGGGCGCTCGCCAGAGTCCGAGCTGCCGGGCAATCCGGCTCACCAACTCGGTGGCGACCACGTAGGCGGGGATGGACGCCTGTGGAAGGCAACGGACATCCTGCCCGGCGCAGCTGGCCGCTTGCGAAGTTCGGGAATCGACTGCCATCTGTCCAAGGCGACGGGGTCGGGTTCCGCCAGCGAGACGGCGCGGGAGGGCTGAGCCGCGCCAGGGGTTGTCCGCCGAGGGCGGCGTCGGCAAGGCGGTGGGCGCTGGCGGTGGCTTAGCCGTCGGGCCCGATGAAGCACCACGATCTGCGACCAGGCCCCGCTACAGCACTTGAGTTCAACCAACATTGAGGTCCTAGCGTCGTTGACACCAGTTCTCCAGGCGGATCCGAAGATCGGACCGCAGTCGACAGGAGTCATGCGTGCGTGCGATTCAGGTTGCCGAGTACGGAGGCCCGGAAGTCTTGATCTTGAAGGACCTGCCCGACCCGCAAGCCGGGAGGGGAGAGGTCATCGTCCGGGCGGAGGCCGTGGACACGATCTACCTGGAAACTCAGATCCGCGCTGGCTGGGGTGCGATGTTCGGTGTTACCCCGCCGTACGTACCGGGTGGCGCAGCGGCGGGAACGGTGGTCTCCGCCGGTCCGGGCGTCTCTGCGTCCTGGCGTGGCCGCCGGGTCGTTGCTGGTGCCGGGACGCGAGGCTCCTACGCTGAACTGGTTCGGACCGGCGTCGACCGGCTGGTGCCGATCCCGGACGGCCTGGGCGTGCGGGAAGCGGCTGGTCTCGCACACGACGGCGTGACCGCTCTGGGCCTGATCGACGGTGTCGGCGTCAAGCCGGGCGATCGGGTGCTGATCCTGGGGGCTGCGGGCGGCATGGGAACGCTACTCGTTCAGCTCGCACACCGTCTCGGTGCGCAGGTCGTGGGGGCGGCCCGTGGCGCGGACAAGCTCACGCTGGTTCGACGGCTCGGTGCCGACGCCGTCGTCGACTACGCCGGGGACGGCTGGACCGACGCGGTACGCGGAGCCCTCGGTGGTCTGCCTGTCGATGTGCTGCTGGACGGTGTCGGGGGAAAATTGGGCAGCGACGCCTTTCGGCTGGTGGCCGACGGCGGACGGGTCTCGTCCCATGGGGCGGCGAGTGGCGACTTCGCCACGATCGACCTTCACAGTGCACAGCTGCGCGGCATCCGTACATTCGGCATCGCGGACGTTCAGTTCGAGGCACCGCAGAAGGTGCAGCTTGCGAGCAAGGCCCTGACCGAGGCGGCAGAGGGGTGGATACGCCCGGTGATCGCACGCGAGTATCCACTGTCCTCCGCGGCTGAAGCGCACCGCGCGATGGAGGCGCGCTCGATCCCCGGCAAGGCCCTCCTCATTCCGTGAGGCGAGTAGCGGAGCACTGCCGTGGCCCTCGGCGAGCGGCACCGTGTGACTGGCTTCGATGCCGCAGCGAGGCGTTCCAGACGTCCGTGGGCCTGGGGCAGTTCCGCGCGGCGGGGAATCACCCGTTCAACGCGGGCCGGCCCGTCGCCAGCGAGCTCGCCGTACCACGTACCAGCCGCCGCTGAGGAGGAAGAGCGTGACGCTGAGTGCCAGCCAACGGGCCAGGTACGGATGTTGGTTCTGGCCGGTGGCGGCGAGATAGGTTTCGCGACCCTGCCGCAGGATGCCGGGGAGGTAGACCAGGAACAGCAGCCCGGTGGCGAGTGCCGGTACCCGGATGTGGTTCAGCGGTGATGGTCGGGCTGGCGCACGCCCGGTTCGGGGCGGCATCGGGTGGTGACGATCGGGCGGCCGGCCATCCGTACCGGTGCGGTCGGAGCGCCCGAGCGCACCGCGCAGCACCCGGTCGGCCGACGCGTAGACCGGAAAGAGGACGAGGTCGTGGGCGACGGCCGCCCCGACGAACCAGAGCAGCATCCGGCCAGCCGTGGCCTCTTCGGCGATTCGGAGTGCGACCCAGCCGGTAAGGGTGAAGCAGCCGATCATGGCGGCCAGGTGCAGTGGTGACGATCCGTAGGCCGCCCGGAATCGGGGAACGGTGTTACCCATTCACGCCGGTCCGAAAGGTGATGTCGGCGACCCATTTCGTGCAGTGCACACCGGGCAGAGCAGGGACGATCACCCGGGCGGGAAAGCCGTGGTCGGCCGAGAGATCGGCACCGTTGACCCGCAGAGCGAGCAGAGAGTCGCCGTCGAGCACCTGGTTGGCCTGGAGGATCGCCTGGTTGAACAACCCAGTCTTCTCCAGCGACCGGATCTGCGCCGACGCCGGATCGTCCACACCGACCAGGGCGGCGAGGTCGCGCAGTCGTACGCCTGACCAGGTTTGTCGCGTCGACCACCCCTCCACGCAGGCGATCGGCAGGCGGGCGGTGTGCTGGCCCATGGCCAGCAGACGGGGGCGGTCGAGGGTGACGAGGCGGTCGCCGCCCCGCACGGTCAACCGCCACCGTTGCCCGGTCTCCTCAGGCTGGATGCCCGCCGCGGCGGCGGTGCGGTTGATCGGGAAACCGTTCGGTCCGGTGCCGGGCTCACGTCCGCGGGGCAGCAGCAGCGCGGTGCGGCGCCAGCGACCGTCGAGGGTCTGCCCGATCGTGAGGGCGCCGAGAAGCACGGACAGGCCACCGACCAGGGCAACCGCGCCGCGTCGGCTCATCGTCGGTGCGCCGGGTGCGGTGGCCACCAGGTCGTCCGGATCGGGTGGCTCGGGCCGGGTCGCGGCCAGCGGGGTACGCAGCTCGGCCCACAGTGGCCCGCGCTGCCCCCGTCGGCGGCGGTCGCGCGGGGCCGGCCGGGATCGCAGTGCGCTGAGCATCCGGGGCAGCTTCAGCGTCACGTGCACCACGAACGCTGCGATGAAGACCCAGGCGCCGAAGTAGTGCGCGGTGTAGAAGTCGAAGCCGAACAGGTACGCATACTGGATGTTGAGCAGGCCGGTCGCGATCTCGAAGAGGATGCCGCCGACCAGCAGCAGCAGGGACAGCCGTTCGAGCACCTGGGCCAGGGAGCGGGCCGGCGGCCAGATGAAGAGCTTCGGGATCACCGACCAGAGCTTCGCCAGCACCACGGGGATCAGGATGATGCCGAGCGTCACGTGCAGCCCTTGGGTCACCCGGAACAGCCAGGACGGCCGGGTCGGCCAGTCGAACGGCGGCAGCCGTAACCAGCCCACCTCACGGGGCAGAGCCTGATCGAACTGAGGGCCGTAGGCGGCGTAATCGAGCAGCCCGGTGACGATCACCAGCGGCAACCCGATGAGGAGCACGGCGCCGTAGACGGCGGTGAGCCACGGACCCCGCAGCGGGCTGCGCCAGCGGTCCCCAGTCAGACCCGGGACCGGTGGGGGGTGCCGTTCCAGGGCCCGCCACCACCGCTGAGGGAAACCCGTCTGCCGGTCTGTCACACCCATACCCCGCGACGCTAGACGTGCCGGACACCCAATTTGGTGCATACGGTGATACCGATGGCCTGGCAGGCGGGCGAACCGGCCCCGCTCCGGCCGGGCGCGGTCTACGGTCACCGGGGTGCGGGTACTACTCACCGGCGCGGCCGGTTTCATCGGATCGCAGATCGCCGACCTGCTGGTCGCCGAGGGCCACGACCTGGTGGCGCTCGACGCGTTGCTGCCTCAGGCGCACGGCGGGGAACTCCCCGAGTGGTCCCGGCGGCACGACCCGGTGGTCGGTGACGTCCGGAATGCCAACCTGCTGGACCGGCTTCTGCCCGGTGTGGACGCGGTGTGCCACCAGGCGGCGATGGTGGGACACGGGCTGGATCCGTCCGACGCCCCCGACTACGTCAGCCACAACGACTACGCCACTGTGGTGCTGCTCGCCGCGATGCACCGGGCCCGTGTGACCCGGCTGGTGCTGGCCAGCTCGATGGTCGTCTACGGCGAGGGTCGGTACGTCTGCGCGACGCACGGCACCGTACGGCCCGGCTCCCGCAGCGTCGCCGACCTGGCCGCCGGCCGGTACGAGCCAACCTGCCCGGACTGCGCGGGCGCCCTCTCGCCGGCTCTGGTGCCCGAGGACGCGCTACTCGAGCCGCGAAGCACGTACGCGGCCACCAAGCTTGCCCAGGAACACCTGGCCGCCGCGTGGGCGCGGCAGACCGGCGGGAGCGTCTGGGCGCTGCGCTACCACAACGTCTACGGCCCTCGGATGCCGCGGGACACCCCGTACGCGGGGGTGGCCTCGATCTTCCGGTCCGCACTGGCGGCGGGCCTGCCGCCGAGGGTGCTGGAGGATGGCCGGCAGCGCCGCGACTTCGTCCACGTCACCGACGTCGCCCGGGCCAACCTGCTGGCGTTGACCGCCCCGCCACCGCAGGGCCTCGTACCCGTCAACGTCTGCTCCGGCGAGCCGCACACGGTCGGCGAACTGGCCGCCGCCCTCGCCGAAGCGATGGCGGGGCCGGCGCCGCTGATTCACGGTGGCGGCCGGGCGGCGGACGTCCGACACGTGGTCGCCGATCCCCGGCGGGCGGCGAAGCTGCTCGGCTACACCGCCCGGGTCGGGTTCGCCGAGGGGGTGACCGCCTTCGCCACCGATCCGCTACGGGAACCGGCCGCCCTCAGCGCTTGAGACCCGCAGTGCCGCCGGCGAGTCAGGACACCGTCCAGAGCAGGTGACTGACCGCGAGAGCGGTGACCACCTGCCCGGCCAACCAGACCCGTCGGGCGGGCGATGGAAGGTGGGCGGCGGCCACCAGCAGCCAGACCACGAACGGTAGCCAGATCCGTTCCACCTCGGCCTTGCTCAGTCCGGACAGATCAGCCGCGCCGACCGCCAGCACGGCGGCCAGCGGCAGCAGCACCGTGGGCCCGGCGCCCCGCAGGGCGTCAAGCCGGGCGATCATCCCGGCTCGGTCCGGCCCGCGCCATCGCATCGCAACGGTTCGCGCCGGACCGGCCGACGCGAGCGCGGTCCGAAGCAGTGCGGGCCCGAGCACCGGGCCCGCAGAAAGTAGAAGCGCCGCCATGTTCGCCCACACCCAGTACCCGTATGGGCGATCCGCGGCCCAGCCCTGGTGATACCGCTCAACCACCAGGTCGTACCCGTCCAGCCACCAGAAACCGGCCAGCGTGAACGTGGCCACCACCGTGCCGGCCCCGGCCAGTGCCGCGAGCGCCGCCGGCCACCGGTCCCGGGGCCGCAGCGCCACCACCGCCAGGGCCAGGACGCCGACCAGTACGAAGCCGTACGACAGGTAGAGGGCGAAGCCGAGCAACAGGCCCCCGACTGCGGCGGCGGCCGGTCCGCGCACCGCCAGCAGGGCCAGCCCCGCGGCGACCACCCCGGTGAAGATGCCATCGGCCGAGACTCCCACCCAGATCGCGCCGGGCAGCAGCACCAGAAACGGCAGCACCTGGCGGGCGGCCTCTTCCGCACCGAGGGCCCGCAGCGTCACCGGCACCGACACGGTGACGGTGGCTCCCACCAGTACGCATGCCAGGGCGGCGACGGTGGGGCCGCCGAGGCCGATCCGGTCCAACCCGACGAAGAGCAGCAGCGCCCCCGGTGGATGGCCGGCGGTGTGGGTGGACCACGCATCCGGCTGGAAATCGAGGATCCGGGCGCTGAAACCAGACAGCATGGCCGTGACGTCGGTGACCCGGGGCACCTCGTGCAGGTATTCGGCCTGCGGGGTGAGTCGCCGGGTGAAACCGGCCGACCAGCCGTCCACCAGCGCCAACGACATCGTCCACGCTACCGCCGC is a window of Micromonospora sp. WMMD961 DNA encoding:
- a CDS encoding zinc-binding dehydrogenase, which translates into the protein MRAIQVAEYGGPEVLILKDLPDPQAGRGEVIVRAEAVDTIYLETQIRAGWGAMFGVTPPYVPGGAAAGTVVSAGPGVSASWRGRRVVAGAGTRGSYAELVRTGVDRLVPIPDGLGVREAAGLAHDGVTALGLIDGVGVKPGDRVLILGAAGGMGTLLVQLAHRLGAQVVGAARGADKLTLVRRLGADAVVDYAGDGWTDAVRGALGGLPVDVLLDGVGGKLGSDAFRLVADGGRVSSHGAASGDFATIDLHSAQLRGIRTFGIADVQFEAPQKVQLASKALTEAAEGWIRPVIAREYPLSSAAEAHRAMEARSIPGKALLIP
- a CDS encoding NAD-dependent epimerase/dehydratase family protein, whose amino-acid sequence is MRVLLTGAAGFIGSQIADLLVAEGHDLVALDALLPQAHGGELPEWSRRHDPVVGDVRNANLLDRLLPGVDAVCHQAAMVGHGLDPSDAPDYVSHNDYATVVLLAAMHRARVTRLVLASSMVVYGEGRYVCATHGTVRPGSRSVADLAAGRYEPTCPDCAGALSPALVPEDALLEPRSTYAATKLAQEHLAAAWARQTGGSVWALRYHNVYGPRMPRDTPYAGVASIFRSALAAGLPPRVLEDGRQRRDFVHVTDVARANLLALTAPPPQGLVPVNVCSGEPHTVGELAAALAEAMAGPAPLIHGGGRAADVRHVVADPRRAAKLLGYTARVGFAEGVTAFATDPLREPAALSA
- a CDS encoding AfsR/SARP family transcriptional regulator: MRISLLGTLSLQNGQESGGITRAQNRGLITFLALNANIFVTYDSAIDALWGGRPPSSARTQIHTGVHAIRRTLRALSAEGLLTSNSCGYALRLDPDQVDANLFERKVDRARAASATGDHREAAMLLDEGLALWRGPALVDAAGAFVAGTRQRLDQQRAGAIEDLIALEMRAGRYTHVVDRFSSVIEEFPFRERLRAQLMLAQFRVGDKVAAIHNYQQFRSRLADEIGLDPSPHLRALHHAIIRDDSSLDLDGTRPAAPYNSMLLAG
- a CDS encoding molybdopterin-dependent oxidoreductase; this translates as MGVTDRQTGFPQRWWRALERHPPPVPGLTGDRWRSPLRGPWLTAVYGAVLLIGLPLVIVTGLLDYAAYGPQFDQALPREVGWLRLPPFDWPTRPSWLFRVTQGLHVTLGIILIPVVLAKLWSVIPKLFIWPPARSLAQVLERLSLLLLVGGILFEIATGLLNIQYAYLFGFDFYTAHYFGAWVFIAAFVVHVTLKLPRMLSALRSRPAPRDRRRRGQRGPLWAELRTPLAATRPEPPDPDDLVATAPGAPTMSRRGAVALVGGLSVLLGALTIGQTLDGRWRRTALLLPRGREPGTGPNGFPINRTAAAAGIQPEETGQRWRLTVRGGDRLVTLDRPRLLAMGQHTARLPIACVEGWSTRQTWSGVRLRDLAALVGVDDPASAQIRSLEKTGLFNQAILQANQVLDGDSLLALRVNGADLSADHGFPARVIVPALPGVHCTKWVADITFRTGVNG
- a CDS encoding flavin reductase family protein — its product is MSPTRFRQVAGHFATGVTVLTTGYPGELHGTTVNSFVTVSTDPLLVLVSLVTEGRARMSVGRADGFVVNILGADQAETARRFARSDRPTGAAAFADLRWRPAAEGGAPILLDGIGYFACTVTETAPAGDHTLYIAAVRDFDLLSDAEPLLFVRSRLTTC